In Gigantopelta aegis isolate Gae_Host chromosome 14, Gae_host_genome, whole genome shotgun sequence, the following proteins share a genomic window:
- the LOC121388669 gene encoding ATPase WRNIP1-like isoform X1: MEGIDTSECPVCSKTFPVSSITNHVNECLNNSAQKSKPSTSLGKRKSDTNNTVSAWNFLTSASGNTKSSKKLKVNDTKISPDSKRSNAHLSSVSCLTKQPDASVKKENIGSEKESINDRNVTHNFSNMTVKSTSCSKTDLIPLAERMRPKTLENYVGQDSAVGEKSLLHSLLQSRQIPSMILWGPPGCGKTTLARIIANNCKSCGNVKFVQLSATTSGISDVKQVIAIAKNDQKLLGRKTILFLDEIHRFNKTQQDSLLPHVEDGTIVLIGATTENPSFQVNSALLSRCRVIVLEKLSGTAVERILYRAVDEMNVQVVDSEDDVADEDVEDDGQGQTDSPPVLIERQALKSLALLCDGDGRIALNGLQMAVQSRVADFKQQSGASDGGHKHNVVITTDHVKIGLERSHVPYDRTGEEHYNIISAMHKAVRGSDPSAALYWMARMLQGGETPLYVARRLVRMASEDIGLADPAALVQAVATYQACHFIGMPECEVILAQCATYLARAPKSIEVYAAYSKAKAAIKNHEGPLPTVPLHLRNAPTTLMKNLGYGKGYKYNPEFSEPVEQEYLPDCLRGTDFFK; encoded by the exons ATGGAAGGAATTGACACTTCAGAATGCCCTGTTTGTAGCAAGACGTTTCCAGTGTCATCAATTACAAATCACGTGAACGAGTGCTTGAACAACTCGGCTCAGAAAAGCAAACCATCAACTAGTCTTGGGAAACGTAAATCTGATACAAATAACACGGTTTCGGCATGGAATTTCCTCACATCAGCCTCAGGGAATACAAAATCAAGcaaaaagttaaaagtaaacGATACCAAAATATCTCCAGATTCTAAAAGATCAAATGCTCATTTGTCTTCCGTTTCTTGTTTGACAAAACAACCAGATGCATCAGTTAAGAAGGAAAACATCGGGAGTGAAAAAGAAAGCATAAACGATAGAAATGTTACGCATAATTTCTCGAATATGACAGTAAAGTCGACTTCATGTTCAAAGACTGATTTAATACCTTTGGCAGAAAGGATGCGTCCCAAGACACTAGAAAACTATGTAGGGCAGGACAGTGCTGTTGGCGAAAAGAGTCTTCTCCATTCTCTTTTACAAAGTCGGCAGATTCCATCAATGATCTTGTGGGGACCACCTGGCTGTGGGAAG acTACGTTAGCCAGAATAATTGCAAACAACTGTAAGAGTTGTGGCAATGTGAAATTTGTTCAGCTGTCAGCGACTACATCTGGGATCAGTGACGTCAAGCAAGTCATTGCAATTGCAAAGAATGATCAGAAACTGCTCGGACGAAAAACAATTCTCTTCTTGGACGAAATTCACAGGTTCAACAAAACTCAGCAG GATTCTTTGCTTCCACATGTTGAGGATGGGACTATTGTGTTGATTGGCGCCACCACCGAGAACCCATCCTTTCAAGTGAACAGTGCTCTACTCAGTCGGTGTAGAGTTATTGTCCTAGAGAAGCTGTCCGGTACAGCTGTGGAGAGAATTTTATACAGAGCAGTCGACGAGATGAATGTCCAGGTTGTTGACAGCGAGGATGATGTGGCTGATGAAGATGTTGAAGATGACGGTCAAGGTCAAACAGACAG TCCACCGGTATTGATTGAACGCCAGGCACTGAAGTCGCTTGCACTTCTGTGTGATGGAGACGGTAGGATTGCGTTAAACGGTCTCCAGATGGCCGTCCAGTCACGGGTCGCTGATTTCAAGCAGCAGAGTGGAGCAAGTGATGGTGGCCATAAACACAATGTCGTCATCACCACAGATCACGTAAAGATTGGGCTGGAGAGATCTCATGTGCCATATGACAGGACAG GAGAGGAGCACTACAACATCATATCAGCTATGCATAAGGCTGTGCGTGGATCTGACCCCAGTGCTGCCCTCTACTGGATGGCCAGAATGTTACAAGGGGGAGAGACTCCGCTATATGTTGCTAGGCGACTTGTAAGAATGGCAAGTGAAGATATAG gTTTAGCTGATCCAGCAGCGCTGGTACAAGCGGTAGCCACATATCAGGCTTGTCACTTTATCGGAATGCCAGAATGTGAG GTGATACTTGCACAGTGTGCGACCTATCTAGCGAGGGCCCCTAAGTCTATAGAGGTGTACGCGGCGTACAGTAAAGCCAAGGCCGCCATCAAGAACCACGAAGGACCTCTTCCAACGGTTCCACTTCATCTGAGAAATGCTCCAACCACGTTAATGAAAAATTTAG GTTATGGTAAAGGTTACAAGTACAACCCAGAATTCTCCGAACCCGTGGAACAGGAGTATTTGCCAGACTGTTTGAGAGGAACAGACTTCTTCAAGTAG
- the LOC121388669 gene encoding ATPase WRNIP1-like isoform X2: MEGIDTSECPVCSKTFPVSSITNHVNECLNNSAQKSKPSTSLGKRKSDTNNTVSAWNFLTSASGNTKSSKKLKTTLARIIANNCKSCGNVKFVQLSATTSGISDVKQVIAIAKNDQKLLGRKTILFLDEIHRFNKTQQDSLLPHVEDGTIVLIGATTENPSFQVNSALLSRCRVIVLEKLSGTAVERILYRAVDEMNVQVVDSEDDVADEDVEDDGQGQTDSPPVLIERQALKSLALLCDGDGRIALNGLQMAVQSRVADFKQQSGASDGGHKHNVVITTDHVKIGLERSHVPYDRTGEEHYNIISAMHKAVRGSDPSAALYWMARMLQGGETPLYVARRLVRMASEDIGLADPAALVQAVATYQACHFIGMPECEVILAQCATYLARAPKSIEVYAAYSKAKAAIKNHEGPLPTVPLHLRNAPTTLMKNLGYGKGYKYNPEFSEPVEQEYLPDCLRGTDFFK; this comes from the exons ATGGAAGGAATTGACACTTCAGAATGCCCTGTTTGTAGCAAGACGTTTCCAGTGTCATCAATTACAAATCACGTGAACGAGTGCTTGAACAACTCGGCTCAGAAAAGCAAACCATCAACTAGTCTTGGGAAACGTAAATCTGATACAAATAACACGGTTTCGGCATGGAATTTCCTCACATCAGCCTCAGGGAATACAAAATCAAGcaaaaagttaaaa acTACGTTAGCCAGAATAATTGCAAACAACTGTAAGAGTTGTGGCAATGTGAAATTTGTTCAGCTGTCAGCGACTACATCTGGGATCAGTGACGTCAAGCAAGTCATTGCAATTGCAAAGAATGATCAGAAACTGCTCGGACGAAAAACAATTCTCTTCTTGGACGAAATTCACAGGTTCAACAAAACTCAGCAG GATTCTTTGCTTCCACATGTTGAGGATGGGACTATTGTGTTGATTGGCGCCACCACCGAGAACCCATCCTTTCAAGTGAACAGTGCTCTACTCAGTCGGTGTAGAGTTATTGTCCTAGAGAAGCTGTCCGGTACAGCTGTGGAGAGAATTTTATACAGAGCAGTCGACGAGATGAATGTCCAGGTTGTTGACAGCGAGGATGATGTGGCTGATGAAGATGTTGAAGATGACGGTCAAGGTCAAACAGACAG TCCACCGGTATTGATTGAACGCCAGGCACTGAAGTCGCTTGCACTTCTGTGTGATGGAGACGGTAGGATTGCGTTAAACGGTCTCCAGATGGCCGTCCAGTCACGGGTCGCTGATTTCAAGCAGCAGAGTGGAGCAAGTGATGGTGGCCATAAACACAATGTCGTCATCACCACAGATCACGTAAAGATTGGGCTGGAGAGATCTCATGTGCCATATGACAGGACAG GAGAGGAGCACTACAACATCATATCAGCTATGCATAAGGCTGTGCGTGGATCTGACCCCAGTGCTGCCCTCTACTGGATGGCCAGAATGTTACAAGGGGGAGAGACTCCGCTATATGTTGCTAGGCGACTTGTAAGAATGGCAAGTGAAGATATAG gTTTAGCTGATCCAGCAGCGCTGGTACAAGCGGTAGCCACATATCAGGCTTGTCACTTTATCGGAATGCCAGAATGTGAG GTGATACTTGCACAGTGTGCGACCTATCTAGCGAGGGCCCCTAAGTCTATAGAGGTGTACGCGGCGTACAGTAAAGCCAAGGCCGCCATCAAGAACCACGAAGGACCTCTTCCAACGGTTCCACTTCATCTGAGAAATGCTCCAACCACGTTAATGAAAAATTTAG GTTATGGTAAAGGTTACAAGTACAACCCAGAATTCTCCGAACCCGTGGAACAGGAGTATTTGCCAGACTGTTTGAGAGGAACAGACTTCTTCAAGTAG